One region of Methanoculleus sp. SDB genomic DNA includes:
- a CDS encoding pseudouridine synthase — protein MSTESFENNPLKRVRTIADFQYGQGVGERMFPGNTEFRFSNTGRVRYILLEGERLATLRAGDGRLTLGIAGARRLKEAVLPPRYRVVPADEVAGFISSGKNAMAKHVVSADEEIRAGEEVLVVTGTDELIATGTAVLSGSEMLAFNYGVAVQVRKGRD, from the coding sequence GTGTCAACAGAATCCTTCGAGAACAATCCGCTTAAACGCGTGAGAACAATTGCTGATTTCCAGTACGGACAGGGAGTCGGAGAGAGGATGTTTCCCGGGAATACGGAATTCCGGTTCTCGAATACCGGGCGGGTACGGTACATCCTGCTTGAAGGCGAACGCCTTGCTACGCTCAGGGCCGGAGACGGCCGGCTGACACTGGGTATTGCCGGTGCACGCCGCCTGAAGGAGGCCGTTTTACCACCACGGTACCGTGTGGTGCCGGCGGATGAGGTCGCCGGTTTTATTTCATCCGGAAAAAATGCGATGGCAAAACATGTCGTATCGGCAGATGAAGAAATTCGTGCGGGCGAGGAGGTACTTGTCGTCACCGGCACTGACGAACTCATCGCTACCGGGACGGCTGTGCTGTCGGGCAGTGAAATGCTGGCATTTAATTATGGAGTAGCAGTACAGGTACGAAAAGGGAGGGATTAG
- a CDS encoding phosphoesterase — MGFAADTSDVAGAILKADTVTVVSHIDADGITSEAILAQAISQEGINVRSVFVRQLEPLTMRHVPKDDSLKVFVDLGAGQQNLLEEHGLTERDAVIIDHHVAQPAETPYLQVNGLPYGHTKLSAAGIAYFVATHLDDINTRLAPLAVIGNVGDMMAREHCGLIGPAREIVSDGVREGLIVCRERDLNCYGLSTRPVHVSLGYCDDPFIPRISNNTQGALEFLEKLEIPLRTARGRWRVWEEYSPEEKRTVISALVQQLIAHRQPVDRLFSETYYFPDEPLQTPLRNASEYATLLNACGRWAKPAIGAAVCRGDRGTVYREAEHMLRHHRSIIRELVQYIHDRGVTELSHLQYIHVGDRFPDTIVGIGAGISLSKLSWHKPMMVLCYLPDDPELVKVSMRTNERMVSKGIDLQKALQIASEEVGGAGGGHNIAAGAFIPKTAEKEFAHRVNRILREQSA; from the coding sequence ATGGGGTTTGCCGCCGATACCAGTGATGTCGCCGGAGCGATTCTCAAAGCCGACACCGTGACAGTAGTGTCCCATATCGATGCCGACGGTATTACGAGCGAGGCGATCCTTGCACAGGCGATTTCGCAGGAAGGAATCAACGTCAGGTCGGTGTTTGTCAGGCAGCTCGAACCGCTTACCATGCGACATGTCCCGAAAGACGATAGTCTCAAGGTTTTTGTCGATCTCGGGGCCGGACAGCAGAACCTGCTGGAGGAGCACGGGCTGACCGAACGCGATGCGGTCATCATCGATCACCACGTGGCGCAGCCTGCCGAAACTCCGTATCTGCAGGTCAACGGCCTTCCGTACGGCCATACGAAACTGAGCGCGGCGGGCATCGCCTACTTCGTCGCGACGCATCTGGATGACATCAACACCCGGCTCGCGCCGTTGGCGGTCATTGGGAATGTCGGCGACATGATGGCTCGCGAACACTGCGGGCTGATCGGCCCGGCGCGGGAGATCGTGAGCGACGGGGTCAGGGAAGGGCTTATCGTCTGCAGGGAGCGCGATCTGAACTGTTACGGCCTCTCGACCCGGCCGGTTCATGTATCACTGGGATACTGCGACGACCCCTTTATCCCCCGGATCAGTAACAATACACAGGGAGCCCTTGAATTTCTTGAAAAACTGGAGATCCCGCTCCGTACCGCCAGGGGCCGGTGGCGTGTCTGGGAAGAGTATTCGCCCGAAGAAAAGCGGACGGTTATCAGCGCGCTTGTCCAGCAGCTCATCGCACACCGGCAGCCCGTCGACCGCCTTTTCTCCGAGACATACTATTTCCCGGACGAGCCTCTTCAAACGCCGCTCAGAAACGCATCGGAATATGCCACCCTGCTCAACGCCTGCGGGCGGTGGGCAAAACCCGCAATCGGAGCTGCCGTATGCCGGGGGGACAGGGGTACGGTGTATCGCGAAGCCGAACATATGCTCCGGCACCACCGGAGTATCATACGCGAACTTGTTCAGTATATTCATGACCGGGGAGTGACAGAGCTCTCGCATCTCCAGTATATTCACGTGGGGGACAGGTTTCCTGACACCATTGTCGGCATCGGAGCAGGCATCTCCCTCTCTAAACTCAGCTGGCACAAGCCGATGATGGTCCTCTGCTATCTGCCTGATGACCCCGAACTCGTCAAGGTCTCGATGCGCACAAACGAACGTATGGTCTCAAAGGGCATCGATCTCCAGAAGGCGCTCCAGATCGCCTCTGAAGAGGTCGGAGGTGCCGGGGGCGGGCACAACATCGCTGCGGGAGCGTTTATCCCGAAAACCGCGGAAAAGGAGTTTGCACATCGTGTCAACAGAATCCTTCGAGAACAATCCGCTTAA
- a CDS encoding NAD(P)H-hydrate epimerase, with protein sequence MEREDLSEFYERGLVSAERMAAVDRNAGSYGVSPLQLMESAGKSLAEKTLQYNPENVLVLCGKGNNGGDGLVAARYLQHRARVSVLHPAAGMKGSEAAANLHALRACAVDLLPFTCTEDVGRYAPLFDKADVIIDALLGTGAKDTPRDPFLLCIALANQSPAAVVAADVPTPTMRADLVCAFHRPKVEGSAVVDIGIPPAAELYTGPGDLLQLPSKPAGAHKGEGGEVLVIGGGPYQGAPYLAAIASLRAGADIVRVATPAPLPYPDIITEPLAGSRIGDEHTERLVRLAESADVVVCGPGLGRESRAVVEAVTAACPRCVLDADALSNPPLRSAETICTPHAGEFARMFGVTLPEDRIARARLVRDHAQGMTLLVKGPVDVISDGTRVRFNRTGSPAMTKGGTGDVLAGIAGALFCRLPAFEAAAVAAYVNGRAGMAVASTKGDGLCATDLLDRIPDELWRGR encoded by the coding sequence ATGGAACGGGAAGATCTGTCCGAATTTTACGAGAGGGGCCTCGTCAGTGCGGAGCGCATGGCAGCAGTGGATCGAAATGCCGGTTCGTATGGCGTGTCACCCCTGCAGCTGATGGAAAGCGCCGGCAAATCGCTTGCTGAAAAAACGCTGCAGTACAATCCGGAGAATGTACTCGTCCTGTGCGGAAAAGGCAACAACGGAGGCGACGGGCTCGTCGCCGCGCGGTACCTGCAGCACCGAGCCCGGGTATCCGTGCTCCATCCCGCTGCCGGAATGAAGGGTTCGGAAGCGGCAGCCAATCTGCATGCGCTCCGTGCCTGTGCCGTTGATCTGCTTCCCTTCACATGTACCGAAGATGTCGGGCGTTACGCCCCGTTGTTTGATAAGGCGGATGTCATTATCGACGCCCTCCTCGGAACCGGAGCGAAGGATACGCCCCGTGATCCCTTCCTCCTGTGCATTGCGCTTGCAAATCAGAGTCCTGCAGCAGTCGTTGCAGCCGACGTGCCCACACCGACGATGCGCGCGGATCTCGTCTGCGCTTTCCACCGTCCGAAAGTGGAGGGATCGGCCGTCGTCGATATCGGAATCCCGCCTGCCGCCGAACTCTACACCGGCCCCGGTGACCTTCTCCAGCTTCCCTCCAAACCGGCCGGTGCCCATAAAGGGGAGGGCGGTGAGGTGCTCGTAATCGGCGGCGGTCCATATCAGGGTGCCCCTTACCTCGCCGCGATTGCTTCCCTTCGTGCAGGTGCCGACATCGTTAGGGTGGCAACCCCCGCGCCCCTCCCGTACCCTGATATCATTACGGAGCCTCTTGCAGGCTCCCGGATCGGCGACGAGCACACGGAGCGACTCGTCCGCCTTGCAGAGAGCGCCGATGTCGTGGTCTGCGGCCCCGGTCTCGGGCGGGAAAGCCGTGCCGTAGTGGAGGCTGTCACGGCGGCGTGCCCGAGGTGCGTGCTTGACGCCGATGCCCTTTCGAATCCGCCCCTGCGTTCGGCCGAGACTATCTGCACGCCTCATGCCGGAGAATTCGCACGCATGTTCGGTGTCACACTGCCTGAGGATCGGATCGCCCGCGCGCGTCTCGTGCGCGATCACGCGCAGGGGATGACCCTGCTCGTAAAAGGTCCGGTGGATGTGATCTCCGACGGAACACGGGTCCGGTTCAACAGAACCGGCTCTCCGGCGATGACGAAGGGGGGGACGGGTGACGTTCTCGCAGGTATTGCGGGAGCCCTCTTCTGTCGCCTTCCCGCCTTCGAAGCCGCAGCTGTGGCTGCATATGTTAACGGCCGTGCAGGGATGGCGGTCGCATCGACGAAGGGTGACGGTCTCTGTGCAACCGATCTCCTTGATAGGATCCCCGACGAATTATGGAGAGGAAGATGA
- a CDS encoding molybdenum cofactor biosynthesis protein MoaC (MoaC; along with MoaA is involved in conversion of a guanosine derivative into molybdopterin precursor Z; involved in molybdenum cofactor biosynthesis) yields the protein MAEFTHIEDDRVRMVDVTEKADVSREATAEGRIYLRPETLAAIREGSAVKGNVLATARVAAIQGVKETSHLIPMCHPLPVGGVSVDFREEDRYIEVRVAVRTYGKTGVEMEALTGVGIGLLTIWDMVKSAEKDAQGQYPVTRIEGIRVIEKRKGDPV from the coding sequence ATGGCTGAATTCACGCATATCGAAGATGATCGCGTCCGTATGGTGGATGTGACCGAAAAGGCGGACGTTTCACGTGAAGCAACCGCAGAAGGACGTATATATCTCCGCCCGGAGACCCTCGCTGCGATCCGCGAGGGTTCGGCAGTGAAGGGCAATGTGCTTGCAACCGCGCGTGTCGCGGCAATCCAGGGAGTGAAAGAGACCTCGCATCTCATCCCCATGTGCCACCCTCTTCCCGTCGGTGGTGTGTCTGTCGATTTCCGTGAAGAAGACAGGTATATCGAAGTGCGTGTGGCGGTCCGGACGTATGGAAAGACCGGGGTTGAGATGGAGGCGCTGACCGGTGTCGGTATCGGGCTTCTCACGATCTGGGATATGGTGAAGTCCGCCGAAAAGGACGCGCAGGGGCAGTATCCCGTCACCCGGATAGAAGGCATCCGTGTCATTGAGAAACGGAAAGGAGACCCGGTGTGA
- a CDS encoding 50S ribosomal protein L15e, whose product MVKSMYAYVREAWKKPESSEVKTLLWHRMQTWRQEGSVVRIDRPTRIDRARSLGYRAKQGIIVARVSVRRGGRRVSRYIRGRRTNRMGMRRRSGGKSIQRIAEERASRKFVNMEVLNSYWVGQDGRQKWYEVILVDAHHPAIRNDTHLSWLADPVHRGRAERGRTAAGMRGRGMRKRGTGTEHTRPSIRSNANRGK is encoded by the coding sequence ATGGTAAAATCAATGTATGCCTACGTACGTGAGGCATGGAAAAAACCGGAATCTTCCGAGGTGAAAACCCTCCTCTGGCATCGTATGCAGACGTGGCGCCAGGAAGGGAGCGTTGTGCGCATCGACCGGCCGACCCGCATTGACAGGGCGCGTTCACTCGGATACCGGGCGAAACAGGGCATCATCGTTGCCCGCGTGAGTGTCCGTCGGGGTGGCCGTCGTGTATCGCGGTATATTCGCGGACGCCGTACAAACCGGATGGGAATGCGACGCCGTTCGGGAGGGAAGAGCATTCAGCGCATCGCCGAAGAGCGTGCATCCCGCAAGTTCGTCAATATGGAAGTGCTTAATTCGTACTGGGTAGGCCAGGATGGACGCCAGAAATGGTATGAGGTCATCCTTGTCGATGCACACCACCCCGCAATCAGGAACGACACTCACCTGTCGTGGCTTGCCGATCCCGTTCACAGGGGTCGTGCGGAGAGAGGGCGCACAGCCGCCGGAATGCGTGGTCGTGGCATGAGGAAACGCGGTACGGGTACGGAACACACCCGCCCGAGCATCCGGTCCAATGCGAACCGCGGAAAATAA
- a CDS encoding ribonuclease P, whose product MKPRPPTMRDKRRYILSRYVPFYALIEPRRLYHGVFEAATALFGDAAAARMQISVISSDNGYAVIRCRRGDEPDVMAALATVTEVKGSRLALHTVAVSGTLHALRRRMRVSPAPGEAGSEEVLGKLYQVLAYPGHKIDLIEKGIKKQETLYFTQRDREEF is encoded by the coding sequence GTGAAGCCACGTCCGCCAACCATGCGGGACAAGCGCAGGTATATCCTTTCACGGTATGTTCCGTTTTATGCGCTGATCGAACCCCGGCGCCTGTATCACGGAGTCTTTGAAGCGGCAACGGCTCTCTTCGGCGATGCCGCTGCAGCACGGATGCAGATTTCGGTGATATCCAGTGATAATGGTTATGCAGTAATCCGATGCCGCCGTGGTGATGAACCGGATGTAATGGCCGCTCTTGCCACCGTTACGGAAGTGAAAGGGTCCCGCCTTGCATTACACACGGTAGCGGTTTCGGGCACCCTGCATGCACTCCGGAGGCGAATGCGGGTTTCTCCCGCGCCCGGGGAAGCCGGTTCTGAGGAGGTTCTCGGAAAACTCTATCAGGTGCTCGCATACCCCGGTCACAAGATTGATTTAATTGAAAAAGGTATAAAAAAACAAGAGACACTCTATTTTACCCAAAGAGACAGGGAGGAATTTTGA
- a CDS encoding proteasome subunit alpha (cleaves peptide bonds), with amino-acid sequence MQPQAQMGYDRAITVFSPDGRLYQVEYAREAVKRGTTAVGIKCSDGVVLIVDKRVSSRLLEPSSIEKIFKIDDHMGVASSGLVGDARSLVDRARVESQINRVTYDELIDVETLSKKLCDHMQTYTQFGGARPYGTALLIAGISDGRARLFETDPSGTLLEYKATGIGTGRPAVMKVFEEDYNPDMTSKEGIMMGLKALHAATEGKFDVNTVEIGIVDTADRLFRKMSAEEVKTYVDKIEE; translated from the coding sequence ATGCAACCACAGGCTCAGATGGGATATGACCGGGCGATCACGGTGTTCAGCCCGGATGGACGACTCTATCAGGTCGAATATGCACGCGAAGCGGTAAAAAGGGGTACGACTGCGGTTGGTATCAAATGCAGCGACGGTGTGGTGTTGATCGTTGATAAACGGGTCAGTTCGCGATTGCTTGAACCCTCGTCGATTGAAAAAATATTCAAGATCGATGATCATATGGGAGTTGCCTCCTCGGGTCTGGTCGGTGACGCACGCTCGCTCGTCGACAGGGCGCGGGTAGAGAGCCAGATCAACCGTGTGACCTATGATGAACTCATCGACGTGGAAACTCTCTCAAAGAAACTCTGTGATCACATGCAGACATATACCCAGTTCGGGGGTGCACGCCCGTACGGCACGGCTCTCCTGATCGCGGGGATCAGTGATGGGCGGGCACGGTTGTTTGAGACCGATCCGAGCGGCACCCTGCTCGAATACAAGGCGACGGGTATCGGAACGGGAAGGCCTGCGGTCATGAAAGTCTTTGAAGAGGATTACAATCCTGACATGACGTCGAAGGAAGGCATCATGATGGGTCTCAAGGCGCTGCATGCGGCAACCGAGGGAAAATTCGACGTGAACACCGTTGAAATCGGCATCGTTGACACGGCGGACAGGCTCTTCCGTAAAATGAGCGCGGAAGAAGTAAAAACGTACGTTGACAAGATTGAAGAGTAG
- a CDS encoding RNA-associated protein (Shwachman#Bodian#Diamond syndrome protein family; SBDS; similar to eukaryotic proteins involved in RNA metabolism or binding), whose protein sequence is MIPLDRAVVARLESHGERFELLVDPDMAARARTDESVGIEDVVAALFVFENASRAEKASEESLKKVFGTLDFETIARRIIHKGEIHLTAEQRKQMTSDKRLQVITFIARNAINPQTNLPHPPNRIERAMEEAKVNIDPFRHIDELVKDTVKALRPILPIKFAEMRIAVKIPADYASRAFGEIQAATTIEKDQWMNDGSWICVVRIPAGIQEEFYNMINRLTKGDGDVKILD, encoded by the coding sequence ATGATACCTCTTGACCGCGCTGTTGTGGCCCGCCTGGAGTCGCACGGGGAGCGGTTTGAACTCCTCGTCGACCCGGATATGGCAGCCCGGGCGCGAACCGATGAATCTGTCGGTATCGAGGATGTGGTGGCTGCTCTCTTTGTCTTTGAAAACGCCTCCCGTGCCGAGAAGGCGTCGGAGGAGTCCCTCAAAAAGGTATTCGGGACGCTTGACTTTGAGACAATCGCACGGAGGATCATCCATAAAGGAGAAATCCACCTGACGGCAGAGCAGCGGAAGCAGATGACCAGCGATAAACGCCTGCAGGTTATCACCTTCATTGCCAGAAACGCGATCAATCCGCAGACGAACCTGCCTCACCCGCCGAATCGGATTGAGAGGGCGATGGAGGAGGCGAAAGTCAATATTGATCCCTTCCGGCATATCGACGAACTTGTGAAGGACACCGTGAAAGCGCTCCGTCCCATTCTTCCGATAAAATTCGCGGAGATGAGGATTGCCGTTAAAATTCCTGCGGATTATGCATCCCGTGCATTCGGAGAAATCCAGGCTGCCACGACCATAGAAAAAGACCAGTGGATGAATGACGGTTCGTGGATCTGCGTTGTGAGAATCCCTGCGGGAATACAGGAAGAATTTTACAATATGATAAATCGCCTTACAAAAGGCGATGGCGATGTGAAAATATTGGATTAG
- a CDS encoding 50S ribosomal protein L37 codes for MAKKGKHKAKGRVTGSSGRFGPRYGRFIRKRVNEVEKVSRARHICPRCESLAVSRKGTGIWECRKCSYKFAGGVYVPQTPVLKVALRAIERSLIKE; via the coding sequence ATGGCGAAAAAAGGAAAACACAAAGCAAAAGGACGAGTCACAGGAAGTTCAGGCAGGTTTGGTCCGCGTTACGGACGGTTTATCCGGAAACGCGTGAACGAAGTCGAAAAAGTTTCCCGTGCGCGTCACATTTGTCCCCGATGCGAGTCGCTTGCTGTGTCCCGGAAGGGAACAGGCATCTGGGAGTGCCGTAAATGCTCATACAAATTTGCCGGTGGGGTCTACGTGCCGCAGACACCGGTCCTCAAGGTTGCCCTTCGGGCTATCGAACGTTCACTGATCAAGGAGTGA
- a CDS encoding DNA-directed RNA polymerase subunit P has product MSGYKCARCKQKVEIDINVRCPYCGHRILFKERGAGIKDLKAR; this is encoded by the coding sequence GTGTCCGGCTATAAATGTGCACGGTGCAAGCAGAAGGTGGAGATCGACATCAATGTCAGGTGCCCCTACTGTGGACACCGCATCCTTTTTAAGGAGAGAGGGGCCGGCATTAAAGACCTGAAAGCGCGATGA
- a CDS encoding prefoldin subunit beta, whose protein sequence is MNNIPPKVQNQLAMLQQLQQQLQTVVGQKAQYEVGIREAKKAFEELKDVPADTEVFTTVGSVMMRQPKEKVESGLAEKIETLELRVKSLEKQEKMLQGKFEQLQAQIKGALEGNTPVAT, encoded by the coding sequence ATGAATAATATTCCACCAAAAGTTCAGAATCAGCTTGCCATGCTGCAACAGCTGCAGCAGCAGCTGCAGACAGTTGTCGGACAGAAAGCACAGTACGAAGTTGGTATCCGGGAAGCCAAAAAGGCATTTGAGGAGCTCAAGGACGTACCGGCCGACACCGAAGTCTTTACGACTGTGGGTTCGGTGATGATGCGCCAGCCGAAGGAGAAAGTCGAAAGCGGGCTCGCCGAAAAAATCGAAACGCTCGAACTGCGCGTCAAATCACTCGAAAAACAGGAAAAGATGCTGCAGGGTAAATTCGAGCAGCTGCAGGCACAGATTAAAGGGGCGCTCGAGGGAAATACCCCCGTCGCCACCTGA
- a CDS encoding 2-isopropylmalate synthase, which produces MRQIVFLDDRSTNRRSVTVFDTTLRDGEQTPGVSFTLDQKIEIATQLSDIGVHVIEAGFPASSESEYETVKRIADAGLDAQICGLARSLESDVDRCLACNVDMVHVFIPTSEVQRVHTIKKSHKDVLQITEAIIAYAREHCGNVMFSAMDATRTDFNELVEVYRTAVDAGATIINVPDTVGVSTPSRMHDLVSRIKSSVNCPIDVHCHNDFGLAVGNTISAVEGGASQVQVTVNGLGERAGNADLAETVMVLESIFGIDTGISTRRLVETSRMVSRFSGISLPPIKAVVGDNAFSHESGIHSHGMLANATTFEPGIMTPEMVGHRRRLTLGKHVGRHAVKQMLEEVHISPDDQQLDDIVLKVKAIASKGKRVTDNDLYEIAESVIGGAVGKKPIELDDIAILTGNHVLPTASVRVRVSGKEYVYSSVGNGPVDAAMKSLLGVVPIPVQLKEFSVSAISGGTDALGHVTITVEDSHGRVFDASSSGDDIVLASVEAMINALNLVTRVNGG; this is translated from the coding sequence ATGCGGCAGATCGTTTTCTTGGACGATCGCAGTACTAACAGGCGATCAGTTACGGTTTTTGACACAACACTTCGGGATGGGGAACAGACGCCCGGCGTGTCATTCACATTGGATCAGAAAATTGAGATAGCTACGCAGCTCTCTGATATCGGTGTGCATGTCATCGAGGCCGGGTTTCCGGCATCGTCGGAATCCGAGTACGAGACAGTGAAAAGGATCGCAGACGCCGGGCTCGATGCGCAGATATGCGGACTTGCCCGTTCGCTGGAGTCGGACGTCGACAGGTGCCTTGCATGCAACGTCGATATGGTGCATGTGTTCATCCCCACCTCCGAGGTGCAGCGCGTACACACGATTAAAAAGAGTCACAAGGACGTTCTCCAAATAACGGAGGCTATCATTGCATACGCACGGGAGCACTGCGGCAACGTGATGTTCTCGGCTATGGATGCCACCCGTACTGATTTTAACGAGCTTGTGGAGGTGTACCGGACAGCTGTCGATGCAGGGGCAACGATCATCAATGTGCCCGATACGGTGGGGGTTTCAACACCATCGCGTATGCACGATCTCGTCTCCCGGATTAAATCCAGCGTCAATTGTCCGATTGATGTGCACTGCCACAACGATTTCGGCCTCGCGGTCGGCAACACCATCTCCGCCGTCGAGGGAGGGGCGTCGCAGGTGCAGGTCACCGTCAACGGACTCGGTGAAAGGGCAGGGAATGCCGATCTTGCAGAGACTGTCATGGTGCTCGAGTCAATTTTCGGAATTGATACGGGAATTTCGACCCGGCGGCTTGTCGAGACGTCCCGGATGGTCTCGCGGTTTTCGGGAATCTCCCTGCCGCCGATAAAGGCCGTTGTCGGGGACAATGCGTTTTCACATGAGAGCGGCATTCACTCGCACGGAATGCTTGCGAATGCGACGACTTTCGAACCGGGAATCATGACGCCCGAAATGGTCGGTCACCGGCGCCGGTTGACCCTCGGCAAGCATGTCGGACGGCATGCGGTGAAGCAGATGCTCGAAGAGGTGCATATCTCCCCGGATGACCAGCAACTCGATGACATCGTCCTGAAGGTGAAGGCAATCGCCAGTAAGGGAAAACGGGTGACAGACAATGATCTCTACGAGATCGCGGAGAGCGTGATCGGGGGGGCCGTCGGGAAAAAACCGATTGAACTCGATGACATTGCGATTCTCACCGGCAACCATGTCCTGCCCACCGCGAGCGTACGGGTCAGGGTATCAGGAAAGGAGTATGTCTACTCCAGTGTCGGCAACGGACCGGTGGATGCTGCAATGAAGTCACTTCTCGGTGTTGTCCCCATCCCCGTCCAGCTTAAGGAATTCTCTGTTTCAGCGATCTCGGGCGGAACGGATGCACTCGGGCACGTGACAATCACCGTCGAGGATTCGCACGGGCGTGTCTTTGACGCAAGTTCATCGGGCGATGACATCGTGCTTGCATCAGTGGAAGCGATGATCAACGCCCTGAATCTCGTAACCCGTGTGAACGGAGGATAG